In Rhodoligotrophos defluvii, a genomic segment contains:
- a CDS encoding PPC domain-containing DNA-binding protein: MQSRILAENDGQRTYALVLETGDEVMAALQEFADRERLTAAQFSAIGAFSDAVITFFDWDKKDYIPNPVGEQVEVASLNGDVAVAPDGSRAIHIHTVLGRRDGTALAGHLAEAHVRPTLEVILTENPAHLEKRYDPESGLVLIRPEH, translated from the coding sequence ATGCAGAGCAGGATTTTGGCAGAGAATGATGGGCAGAGGACCTATGCCCTCGTTCTGGAGACCGGAGACGAGGTCATGGCCGCGCTGCAGGAATTCGCCGATCGCGAGCGGCTGACAGCCGCGCAGTTCTCCGCGATCGGGGCGTTCAGCGACGCGGTGATCACCTTCTTCGACTGGGACAAGAAGGACTACATCCCCAATCCGGTAGGAGAGCAGGTCGAGGTCGCCTCGCTCAACGGCGACGTGGCGGTCGCGCCCGACGGCAGCCGGGCCATCCATATCCACACCGTGCTCGGCAGGCGTGACGGAACGGCGCTCGCCGGCCATCTGGCGGAAGCGCACGTGCGGCCGACGCTCGAGGTGATCCTCACGGAGAACCCCGCGCATCTCGAAAAGAGATACGACCCCGAGAGCGGCCTGGTGCTCATCCGGCCGGAGCACTGA
- a CDS encoding FAD-binding and (Fe-S)-binding domain-containing protein yields MSFIRTEPPLRLSGEAAAALAADLERRVRGEVRFRAEDRALYSTDASNYRQVPIGVVIPRDAEDAVQTVACCREHGAPILPRGCGTSLSGETCNVAVVIDFSKYHNQVLDIDYGEKRARVESGAIFDDLRNEVERNGLTVAFDTSTHAYATIGGMVGNNSCGVHSVLAEKMGAGSGRTEDNIHELEVLTYDGLRLKVGPTPEDELERIIRAGGRRGEIYGGLKALRDRYADLIRKRFPKIPRRVSGYSLPQLLPEHGFNVARALVGTEGTCVTVLEATVGLVDSPPARAMLVIGYPDVYATGDHVPEVRASGPVGLEAIDARLIENMRRKGLHTKDLDLLPEGGGWLLAEFGGETLAEAQAQARELMDALGKRNHPPAMRLITEPEEQTAIWHIRESGLGATAFVPGRAENWPGWEDSAVPPERVGEYLRDLKALFDRYDYSAALYGHFGQGCIHCRINFDIGTPEGVARWRSFLDDAADLVVRYGGSFSGEHGDGQARAALLPKLFGDELVTAFREFKAIWDPQGRMNPGKVVDPYPITAHLRAGPGYRPPNLDTHFAYPEDGGSFARALSRCVGVGKCRMRSGQVMCPSFMATREEEHTTRGRARSLFEMLHGGPPIKEGWKSEEVHEALDLCLACKGCKSDCPVNVDMATYKAEFMAHYYKGRLRPMHMYSMGLIYWWARAASHMPRVVNAMTRTEPFAGVLKRMGGIAPQRQMPPFASPTLTAWFRRRSVPQGDRRPAQRRVLLWPDTFTNYLTPEPGQAAVEVLEAAGYRVEIPPRPLCCGRPLYAIGMLDRAKSLWRQTLEHLRPAIREGIPLVGIEPSCVAAFRDELVNLFPEDEDARKLAGQTFLLSEFLREEGFEPPRLERNALVHFHCNHHAIMGKEAENAMLDTLGLRHRDLNAGCCGMAGPFGFEAGHYDVSVKCGERVLLPEVRRADADTLIIADGFSCREQIAQCTGRRALHLAEVLHMAMNGGAALHTP; encoded by the coding sequence ATGTCCTTCATCCGCACGGAGCCGCCATTACGTCTTTCGGGCGAAGCGGCCGCCGCGCTCGCCGCCGATCTCGAGCGCCGTGTCCGCGGGGAAGTCCGGTTCCGCGCCGAGGACCGCGCGCTCTATTCAACGGATGCGTCCAACTATCGCCAGGTGCCGATCGGGGTGGTGATCCCCCGCGATGCCGAGGACGCGGTGCAGACGGTCGCCTGCTGCCGCGAGCACGGCGCGCCGATCCTGCCGAGGGGGTGCGGCACCAGCCTTTCCGGCGAGACCTGCAATGTGGCGGTGGTGATCGACTTCTCCAAATATCACAACCAGGTGCTTGATATCGATTATGGGGAGAAGCGCGCCCGGGTGGAGAGCGGGGCGATTTTCGATGATCTGCGCAACGAGGTGGAGCGGAACGGCCTCACGGTCGCGTTCGACACCTCGACCCATGCCTACGCCACCATCGGCGGCATGGTCGGCAATAACTCCTGCGGCGTGCACTCGGTGCTCGCGGAGAAGATGGGCGCCGGCTCCGGCCGTACGGAAGACAACATCCACGAATTGGAGGTGCTGACCTATGACGGCCTGCGCCTGAAGGTGGGCCCGACCCCCGAAGACGAGCTGGAACGGATCATCCGGGCAGGGGGCCGGCGCGGCGAGATCTATGGCGGGCTCAAGGCCCTGCGCGACAGATATGCGGACCTGATCCGCAAGCGCTTTCCGAAGATACCGCGGCGGGTCTCCGGGTACAGCCTGCCGCAGCTTCTGCCGGAGCACGGGTTCAATGTGGCCCGCGCCCTGGTCGGCACCGAGGGGACCTGCGTGACGGTGCTGGAAGCGACGGTCGGGCTGGTCGATAGCCCGCCTGCGCGGGCAATGCTGGTGATCGGCTATCCCGACGTCTATGCCACCGGCGACCATGTGCCCGAGGTGAGGGCGAGTGGCCCGGTGGGCCTGGAGGCGATCGATGCCCGGCTGATCGAGAACATGCGGCGCAAGGGGCTGCATACGAAGGATCTCGACCTGCTGCCCGAAGGCGGCGGATGGCTGCTGGCCGAATTCGGTGGCGAGACCCTCGCGGAGGCCCAGGCTCAGGCCCGCGAGCTGATGGACGCGCTCGGCAAGAGGAACCACCCGCCTGCCATGCGCCTCATCACCGAGCCCGAGGAGCAGACGGCGATCTGGCACATCCGCGAATCCGGCCTTGGCGCTACGGCCTTCGTTCCCGGCCGGGCGGAGAACTGGCCCGGCTGGGAGGACTCGGCCGTGCCACCGGAGCGGGTGGGTGAGTATCTGCGCGATCTGAAGGCGCTGTTCGACCGCTACGATTACTCTGCCGCGCTCTATGGCCATTTCGGCCAGGGCTGCATCCATTGCCGGATCAATTTCGACATCGGCACACCGGAGGGCGTGGCCCGTTGGCGTTCCTTTCTGGACGACGCGGCGGACCTCGTGGTCCGCTATGGCGGCTCGTTCTCGGGCGAGCACGGCGATGGACAAGCGCGCGCCGCGCTCCTGCCGAAGCTTTTCGGGGATGAACTCGTGACCGCCTTCCGCGAGTTCAAGGCCATCTGGGATCCCCAGGGCAGGATGAACCCGGGCAAGGTGGTCGATCCCTATCCCATCACCGCTCACCTGCGGGCGGGCCCCGGCTATCGGCCGCCGAACCTCGATACGCACTTCGCCTATCCGGAAGATGGCGGCAGCTTCGCACGCGCTCTCTCGCGCTGCGTCGGCGTCGGCAAATGCCGCATGAGGAGCGGACAGGTCATGTGCCCGAGCTTCATGGCCACGCGCGAGGAGGAGCACACCACGCGCGGTCGGGCCCGCAGCCTGTTCGAAATGCTCCATGGCGGGCCGCCGATCAAGGAGGGCTGGAAGAGCGAGGAGGTGCACGAGGCGCTCGACCTATGCCTCGCCTGCAAAGGCTGCAAGAGCGACTGCCCGGTCAATGTGGACATGGCCACGTACAAGGCCGAGTTCATGGCCCATTACTACAAGGGGCGGCTGCGGCCGATGCACATGTACAGCATGGGCCTGATCTACTGGTGGGCGCGCGCCGCCTCCCACATGCCGAGGGTGGTGAACGCCATGACGCGAACCGAGCCTTTCGCAGGCGTCCTGAAGCGAATGGGGGGGATCGCGCCCCAGCGACAAATGCCGCCATTCGCCTCACCGACTCTGACCGCATGGTTCCGCCGGCGGTCTGTGCCCCAGGGAGATCGCCGCCCAGCCCAGCGCCGCGTCCTGCTCTGGCCGGACACCTTCACCAATTATCTGACGCCGGAGCCCGGCCAGGCAGCGGTGGAGGTGCTCGAGGCCGCGGGCTATCGGGTCGAGATCCCGCCACGTCCCCTTTGCTGTGGCCGTCCGCTTTATGCGATCGGGATGCTGGATCGCGCGAAATCGCTGTGGCGGCAGACCTTAGAGCATCTTCGACCGGCAATCCGCGAGGGCATCCCGCTCGTGGGGATCGAGCCCAGCTGCGTGGCGGCCTTTCGCGACGAGCTTGTCAATCTGTTTCCCGAGGACGAGGACGCGAGAAAGCTCGCCGGCCAGACCTTTCTGCTGAGCGAGTTCCTGCGTGAGGAAGGTTTCGAGCCGCCGAGGCTCGAGCGGAACGCGCTCGTGCATTTTCACTGCAACCACCATGCGATCATGGGCAAGGAGGCCGAGAACGCGATGCTCGATACGCTGGGCCTCCGGCACCGCGACCTGAATGCCGGCTGCTGCGGGATGGCGGGCCCCTTCGGCTTCGAAGCAGGCCATTACGATGTTTCGGTCAAATGCGGCGAGCGTGTGCTCCTTCCCGAGGTACGGCGGGCCGATGCGGATACGCTGATCATTGCCGACGGCTTCAGCTGCCGCGAGCAGATCGCCCAGTGCACGGGCCGGAGAGCGCTGCACCTGGCCGAGGTGCTGCACATGGCCATGAACGGAGGCGCCGCTCTTCATACGCCGTGA
- a CDS encoding DUF2231 domain-containing protein, producing the protein MTHTHPQSTAAIAGQPIHSMLVQFPIVCFTLALLTDIAYWRTSHLMWQEFSSWLLFAGLVFGALAAIAGMVDFLFRPAVRRPWPAWPHAIGSLVVLALAFVNSLIHARDGWTAVVPWGLTLSAVTVVVMVISDWFGRALVFRHGVGVSDHD; encoded by the coding sequence ATGACCCACACACATCCCCAGAGCACTGCGGCAATCGCCGGGCAGCCGATTCATTCCATGCTCGTCCAGTTCCCGATCGTCTGCTTCACGCTGGCGCTATTGACCGACATCGCCTATTGGCGCACATCGCATCTCATGTGGCAGGAGTTTTCATCCTGGCTGCTTTTCGCCGGGCTCGTGTTCGGTGCGCTTGCGGCAATCGCCGGCATGGTCGACTTCCTGTTCCGCCCCGCGGTACGCCGACCCTGGCCCGCTTGGCCCCACGCGATCGGCAGCTTGGTCGTCCTGGCGCTGGCGTTCGTCAACAGCCTCATTCATGCCCGCGACGGCTGGACGGCCGTGGTCCCCTGGGGGCTGACCCTTTCCGCCGTAACGGTCGTCGTAATGGTCATATCCGACTGGTTCGGCCGCGCCCTTGTTTTCCGCCACGGCGTGGGAGTGAGCGATCATGACTAA
- a CDS encoding thiamine pyrophosphate-requiring protein: MAQTVGDFMLDRFSEWGVKRIYGYPGDGINGILGALGRAEGKIEFVQTAHEEIAAFAACAHAKWTGEAGVCLATSGPGAIHLLNGLYDAKLDHTPVVAVVGQQKRMSLGGNYQQEVDLISLFKDVANEYVHMCTEPAQMRHLIDRAMRIALAERTVTCIIVPNDVQEMEAVPSPPRQHGALFSGIGYPQPAHVPGEPELKRAVEVLNGGERVAMLVGAGALHASAEVMEVADLLGAGVAKALLGRAALPDDLPFVTGSIGLLGTRPSYDLMMDCDTLLVVGSSFPYSEFLPPEGQARGVQIDIDGRMLSIRYPMEVNLVGDSAATLQALIPHLKRKADRSWRQETEKNVRDWWAVTEERAMVAADPINPQRVLWELSPRLPENCIISADSGSVANWFARDLKLRSGMKASLSGGLATMCPGVPYALAAKFAYPERVAIGLVGDGAMQMLGNNCLIDVAKYWQRWSDPRLVILVLNNGDLNQVTWEQRVLAGDPKFPASQDVQAFDYARYAETLGLRGIRVETPEAVGPAWDEALRADRPCVLDMLTDPKVPPLPPHISYEQAKKYAQALVKGDPEAIGIVWQSVKQAMQGVLPTRH; the protein is encoded by the coding sequence ATGGCTCAGACGGTTGGCGATTTCATGCTCGACCGCTTCAGCGAATGGGGCGTGAAGCGCATCTACGGCTATCCCGGCGATGGGATCAACGGCATACTCGGCGCGTTGGGCCGCGCGGAAGGCAAGATCGAATTCGTCCAAACCGCGCATGAGGAAATCGCCGCCTTCGCAGCCTGCGCACACGCCAAGTGGACCGGCGAGGCCGGCGTTTGCCTGGCGACCTCCGGGCCGGGCGCCATCCACCTGCTCAATGGTCTCTACGACGCGAAGCTCGACCACACGCCCGTGGTCGCCGTCGTCGGGCAGCAGAAGCGGATGTCCCTCGGCGGCAATTACCAGCAGGAAGTCGACCTCATCTCGCTGTTCAAGGATGTGGCGAACGAGTATGTCCACATGTGCACCGAGCCGGCGCAGATGCGGCATCTGATCGATCGGGCCATGCGCATCGCGCTGGCCGAGCGCACCGTCACCTGCATCATCGTGCCGAACGACGTGCAGGAGATGGAGGCGGTGCCTTCTCCCCCACGCCAGCACGGTGCCCTGTTTTCCGGGATCGGCTATCCCCAGCCGGCGCACGTGCCGGGCGAGCCGGAACTGAAGCGCGCGGTCGAGGTGCTCAACGGCGGCGAGCGCGTGGCCATGCTGGTGGGGGCCGGCGCGCTTCATGCGAGCGCCGAGGTGATGGAGGTCGCCGACCTGCTCGGTGCGGGCGTTGCGAAGGCGCTGCTTGGCAGAGCAGCGCTCCCGGACGATCTGCCCTTCGTCACCGGCTCGATCGGCCTCCTCGGCACCCGGCCCAGCTATGACCTGATGATGGACTGCGACACGCTGCTCGTCGTCGGCTCCAGCTTTCCCTATTCCGAATTCCTCCCGCCCGAGGGCCAGGCGCGCGGCGTGCAGATCGATATCGACGGCCGCATGCTCTCCATCCGCTATCCCATGGAGGTCAATCTCGTCGGCGACAGCGCGGCGACCCTGCAGGCGCTGATCCCCCATTTAAAGCGGAAGGCGGACCGCTCCTGGCGGCAGGAGACCGAGAAGAATGTCCGCGACTGGTGGGCAGTGACCGAGGAGCGGGCCATGGTTGCCGCCGATCCCATCAACCCGCAACGGGTGTTGTGGGAGCTCTCGCCGCGGCTGCCGGAGAACTGCATCATCAGCGCCGATTCAGGCAGCGTGGCGAACTGGTTCGCACGCGACCTCAAGCTCAGATCCGGAATGAAGGCGTCGCTGTCCGGCGGGCTCGCGACCATGTGCCCGGGCGTGCCTTACGCCCTGGCGGCGAAATTCGCCTATCCCGAGCGCGTCGCCATCGGCCTCGTGGGCGACGGCGCCATGCAGATGCTCGGCAACAACTGCCTGATTGACGTCGCCAAATATTGGCAGCGGTGGAGCGATCCTCGGCTGGTCATCCTCGTCTTGAACAACGGCGATCTCAACCAGGTCACCTGGGAGCAGCGGGTGCTTGCGGGCGACCCGAAATTTCCCGCTTCCCAGGATGTGCAGGCCTTCGACTACGCGCGTTATGCAGAAACGCTGGGGCTCAGGGGCATCCGGGTGGAAACGCCCGAAGCGGTCGGTCCCGCGTGGGATGAGGCGCTAAGGGCGGACAGGCCATGCGTGCTCGACATGCTCACCGACCCGAAGGTGCCGCCGCTGCCGCCGCATATCAGCTATGAGCAGGCGAAGAAATACGCCCAGGCCCTGGTGAAGGGCGACCCGGAGGCGATCGGCATCGTCTGGCAGTCGGTCAAGCAAGCCATGCAGGGCGTGTTGCCGACCAGACATTAG
- a CDS encoding PQQ-dependent sugar dehydrogenase codes for MTKWTPARYAALGAGCLAFALLAGCDDRSDFDVSQQIGPDPVLPEPQQPILADMKLAEVVGWQDGEMPSVPDGLRVTAYAEDLANPRSLYTLPNGDVLVVQARGPSGKPVSRPKDIIRGWIMSIAHGGGGEQKESNLITLLRDTNRDGEVDERHDLLTGLNSPFGIAWYDGTLYVAATDAILAYPYALGDTEITAQPSVLTPLPGGPINHHWTKDLALSPDGRYLYASVGSNSNVAERGLEAEKGRAAIWQVDRMTGASRIYASGLRNPNGLTFNPETGALWSVVNERDELGPNLVPDYMTSVKDGAFYGWPWSYFGSHVDERVHPKRPDMVEKAVVPDYALSSHVAPLGMTFTMNSALPEPYRNGAFVGEHGSWNRSSFTGYKVVYIPFENGAPSGKAQDVVTGFINGDQAHGRPVDVAIDGTGALIIADDAGNTVWRVAAADGSVTPEPVGTDEMVTGSVGGRAQGAATAAAPMDSRSTAGTGAPQSDGGAPAASADERLTGQEPAASSSGAGESPRPTQMEIAPAVLPEGTVQRGSEEQAD; via the coding sequence ATGACTAAGTGGACTCCCGCGCGCTACGCCGCCCTGGGGGCCGGCTGCCTGGCCTTCGCCCTGCTCGCCGGATGCGACGACCGCTCGGATTTCGACGTTTCGCAGCAGATCGGACCTGATCCTGTCCTTCCGGAGCCGCAGCAGCCCATTCTGGCCGATATGAAGCTGGCCGAGGTGGTCGGCTGGCAGGATGGCGAGATGCCTTCAGTGCCGGACGGGCTCAGGGTCACGGCCTATGCCGAGGATCTTGCCAATCCACGCTCGCTTTACACGCTGCCCAATGGCGACGTGCTCGTCGTCCAGGCACGCGGGCCGTCGGGCAAGCCCGTCTCGCGACCGAAGGACATCATCCGCGGCTGGATCATGTCGATTGCCCATGGCGGCGGAGGCGAGCAAAAGGAGAGCAATCTGATCACACTGCTGCGCGATACCAACCGCGACGGAGAAGTGGACGAGCGACACGACCTGCTGACAGGCCTCAACTCGCCCTTCGGCATCGCCTGGTATGACGGCACGCTTTACGTGGCGGCGACCGATGCGATCCTGGCCTATCCCTATGCGCTTGGCGATACCGAGATCACCGCGCAGCCTTCCGTGCTCACCCCACTGCCGGGCGGGCCGATCAACCACCACTGGACCAAGGATCTCGCGCTGAGCCCCGACGGGCGCTACCTCTATGCGTCGGTCGGCTCCAATTCCAACGTGGCGGAGCGTGGGCTAGAGGCGGAAAAGGGCCGCGCTGCCATCTGGCAGGTGGACCGCATGACAGGCGCAAGCCGCATTTACGCCTCGGGCTTGCGCAATCCCAACGGCCTGACCTTCAACCCGGAGACCGGTGCGCTGTGGTCGGTGGTCAACGAGCGTGACGAGCTCGGCCCCAACCTCGTCCCCGACTACATGACCTCGGTCAAGGATGGCGCGTTCTACGGCTGGCCATGGAGCTATTTCGGCAGCCATGTCGACGAGCGCGTCCACCCCAAGCGGCCCGACATGGTGGAAAAGGCCGTCGTTCCCGATTACGCGCTTTCGAGCCACGTCGCGCCCTTGGGCATGACCTTCACGATGAATTCGGCCTTGCCGGAACCCTATCGCAACGGCGCCTTTGTCGGCGAGCACGGTAGCTGGAACCGGAGTTCCTTCACCGGCTACAAGGTCGTCTACATACCCTTCGAGAACGGCGCGCCCTCCGGCAAGGCGCAGGATGTGGTGACCGGCTTCATCAACGGCGACCAGGCGCACGGGCGTCCGGTCGATGTCGCCATTGACGGCACGGGCGCTCTGATCATCGCTGACGATGCCGGTAACACGGTTTGGCGCGTTGCGGCGGCGGACGGCTCCGTAACCCCGGAGCCGGTCGGCACGGACGAGATGGTCACCGGCTCCGTCGGCGGACGGGCGCAGGGCGCGGCCACCGCGGCCGCACCGATGGACTCACGATCGACTGCCGGAACCGGCGCGCCACAATCGGATGGCGGGGCGCCGGCGGCATCCGCGGACGAACGGCTCACCGGACAAGAGCCAGCTGCATCCTCGTCCGGCGCGGGGGAATCACCCCGGCCGACGCAGATGGAGATCGCTCCAGCCGTGCTGCCGGAAGGTACGGTGCAGCGCGGCTCCGAAGAGCAGGCCGATTAA
- a CDS encoding enolase C-terminal domain-like protein has product MKRAKIETIDVAAYRIPTEGPEADGTLRWDATTMVLVRAHGGGEQGLGYTYSHESAGALIRSKLAEMAVGRDAMGVTGCFEAMSAAVRNLGRAGLAFQAISAVDIALWDLKARLLAVPLVSLLGQVREAIPVYGSGGFTTYSIEHLQGQFGAWVEQGITRVKMKVGSTPADDVARVRAAREAIGPEAELFVDANGAYDRKQALAKAEAFREYGVSWFEEPVSSDDLEGLRLIRDRAPAGMEITAGEYGHDLFSFRRMLEAGAVDVLQPDATRCGGITGFMQAGVLCQAFGVPFSAHTAPALHVHPCCALPNARHVEHFFDHARIEQMLFDGTRPPVKGALSPDLSRAGLGLEFRDREAHRYAI; this is encoded by the coding sequence ATGAAACGCGCGAAGATCGAGACCATCGACGTCGCGGCGTACCGCATTCCGACCGAGGGTCCCGAGGCCGACGGTACGCTGCGCTGGGATGCCACGACCATGGTGCTGGTGCGCGCCCATGGCGGCGGCGAGCAAGGCCTGGGATATACCTATAGCCATGAGTCGGCCGGCGCGTTGATCCGGTCGAAGCTCGCGGAAATGGCGGTCGGGCGCGATGCCATGGGCGTGACGGGCTGCTTCGAGGCGATGAGCGCGGCCGTGCGCAATCTCGGGCGGGCCGGGCTCGCCTTCCAGGCGATCTCGGCGGTCGACATCGCTCTCTGGGACCTGAAGGCAAGGCTTTTGGCCGTTCCCCTGGTCAGCCTTCTCGGCCAGGTGCGCGAGGCGATCCCGGTCTATGGCAGCGGCGGCTTCACGACCTACTCGATCGAGCATCTGCAGGGCCAGTTCGGCGCGTGGGTCGAGCAGGGCATTACCCGCGTGAAGATGAAGGTGGGGAGCACGCCTGCCGATGACGTCGCCCGCGTGCGGGCGGCGCGCGAGGCGATCGGGCCGGAGGCGGAGCTATTCGTCGATGCAAACGGCGCCTATGACCGCAAGCAGGCGCTGGCCAAGGCCGAGGCTTTCCGCGAATACGGCGTGAGCTGGTTCGAGGAGCCCGTCTCCTCTGACGATCTCGAGGGCCTGCGACTTATTCGCGACCGCGCGCCCGCCGGCATGGAGATTACCGCCGGTGAGTATGGGCATGATCTCTTCTCCTTTCGCCGCATGCTGGAAGCGGGCGCGGTTGACGTGCTCCAGCCCGATGCGACCCGCTGCGGCGGCATCACAGGCTTCATGCAGGCCGGCGTGCTCTGCCAGGCTTTCGGCGTTCCGTTCTCGGCCCATACGGCGCCCGCCCTGCATGTCCATCCCTGCTGCGCGCTACCCAATGCGCGCCATGTTGAACACTTCTTCGACCATGCACGCATCGAACAGATGCTGTTCGACGGCACCCGCCCGCCGGTGAAAGGGGCGCTCAGCCCCGACCTCTCTCGAGCCGGCTTAGGGCTCGAATTCCGGGACAGGGAAGCACACCGTTACGCCATCTGA
- a CDS encoding glycoside hydrolase family 15 protein, with amino-acid sequence MGLRIEDYALIGDCRTAALVGNDGSIDWLCLPGFDSPACFAALLGEPGNGHWKIAPSQPPKRVSRRYRPESLVLETLFETEDGVCRLTDFMPMTNAAPSLVRIVTGLEGRVDLRMDLVIRFDYGRLIPWVSRADHELVAIAGPDLLVLRTPARHRGEDLKTVVDFAVGPGDEVPFVLSHGPSHHEMPGPIDPQAALEHTETSWRDWAARCNYEGRWREAVVRSLITLKALTFSATGGFIAAPTTSLPEMPGGSRNWDYRFCWLRDATFGLLSLMQAGYRQEAVAWRDWLVRAVAGHPSQIQPLYSITGAHRMDEWQVPWLPGYRGATPVRVGNAAFAQIQLDTFGEVLDALHHARRYDLAPSRESWSLQKALLSYLETLRDEPDHGIWEVRGRKQHFTHSKVMMWVAFDRAVSAVEDFDLDGPADRWRNLRDSLHAEICEKAFNRDLGAFVQAYGSSNLDAATLLIPLVGFLPASDPRMVATVEAIGKRLVRDGFVHRYDTREAEDGLPPGEGVFLACTFWYIDNLVLQGRYDEGSRMFEKLLGIRNDVGLLSEQYDVDERTLLGNFPQALSHLALIDTAYNLHAAQGPARERAKHRRGMILQAAEADPREGRRYRLQRELYSLHRQLNCGWRNRVDDIVAGQPLSRMDMMPHEVPNER; translated from the coding sequence ATGGGACTGCGCATAGAAGATTACGCGCTCATCGGCGATTGCCGGACCGCGGCCCTGGTCGGCAATGACGGATCGATCGACTGGCTGTGCCTGCCAGGCTTCGACTCGCCCGCTTGCTTCGCGGCCCTGCTCGGGGAGCCCGGAAACGGGCACTGGAAGATTGCGCCCAGCCAACCACCGAAACGCGTTAGCCGTCGATACCGACCGGAAAGCCTGGTGCTGGAGACGCTGTTCGAGACCGAAGATGGCGTCTGCAGGCTCACCGACTTCATGCCGATGACGAACGCTGCGCCGTCGCTTGTACGCATCGTGACGGGGCTCGAGGGCCGCGTCGATCTCAGGATGGATCTCGTCATCCGCTTTGACTACGGCCGGCTGATACCCTGGGTCAGCCGGGCCGATCACGAGCTCGTCGCCATCGCCGGCCCCGATCTGCTCGTGCTGCGCACGCCCGCCCGGCATCGTGGCGAGGATCTGAAGACCGTCGTCGATTTTGCGGTTGGTCCGGGCGACGAGGTTCCGTTTGTCCTCAGCCACGGTCCGTCCCACCACGAGATGCCGGGCCCAATCGATCCGCAAGCCGCGCTGGAGCATACGGAGACCAGTTGGCGCGACTGGGCTGCCCGATGCAACTACGAGGGCCGCTGGCGCGAGGCTGTCGTGCGGTCACTGATCACGCTCAAGGCGCTGACATTCAGTGCGACGGGCGGCTTTATAGCCGCGCCGACCACCTCGCTCCCTGAGATGCCCGGCGGCTCACGAAACTGGGACTACCGTTTTTGCTGGCTCCGGGACGCCACGTTCGGACTGCTGTCGCTCATGCAGGCAGGCTACCGCCAGGAGGCGGTGGCCTGGCGCGATTGGCTGGTGCGGGCCGTGGCTGGGCATCCCTCCCAAATCCAGCCGCTCTACAGCATCACCGGTGCCCACCGAATGGATGAGTGGCAAGTGCCCTGGCTGCCCGGCTACCGCGGAGCAACACCGGTGCGCGTCGGCAACGCCGCGTTTGCGCAGATCCAACTCGACACCTTCGGCGAGGTGCTGGACGCGCTCCATCACGCCCGCCGCTACGATCTCGCCCCGAGCCGGGAGAGCTGGTCTTTGCAGAAGGCCTTGCTCAGCTATCTCGAAACCCTGCGTGATGAGCCGGATCACGGCATTTGGGAAGTGCGCGGCCGCAAGCAGCATTTCACCCATTCGAAAGTCATGATGTGGGTGGCCTTCGATCGGGCAGTCTCAGCCGTCGAGGACTTCGATCTTGATGGTCCGGCCGACCGTTGGCGCAATCTGCGCGACAGCCTGCACGCGGAGATCTGTGAAAAGGCATTCAACCGGGATCTCGGCGCCTTCGTTCAGGCCTACGGGTCGAGCAATCTCGATGCAGCAACGCTCCTCATCCCGCTCGTCGGCTTCTTGCCGGCCAGCGACCCCCGCATGGTCGCCACCGTGGAGGCCATCGGCAAGCGGCTCGTGCGCGATGGCTTCGTCCATCGCTACGACACGCGCGAGGCGGAGGATGGCCTGCCGCCCGGCGAGGGCGTCTTCCTGGCGTGCACCTTCTGGTATATCGACAATCTCGTCCTGCAGGGCAGATATGATGAGGGCAGCCGCATGTTCGAGAAGCTGCTCGGCATCCGCAATGATGTCGGCCTCCTTTCCGAGCAGTATGATGTCGACGAGAGAACGCTCCTCGGCAACTTCCCCCAAGCGCTGTCGCATCTCGCCCTTATCGACACCGCCTACAACCTGCATGCGGCGCAGGGGCCCGCACGGGAACGGGCCAAGCACCGGCGGGGAATGATCCTGCAAGCGGCCGAGGCCGACCCTCGGGAAGGTAGGAGGTATCGTTTACAACGAGAACTATATAGTTTACATCGTCAACTAAATTGTGGCTGGCGCAATCGAGTGGACGACATTGTTGCTGGTCAGCCATTATCCCGCATGGACATGATGCCGCACGAGGTACCGAATGAACGCTGA